In Lujinxingia sediminis, a single genomic region encodes these proteins:
- a CDS encoding TatD family hydrolase, which yields MTTPRLFDTHAHLDFPAIFENLDEVLASGRELGLQRVVSIGASRGLGSNFRALEIARRYDFIRCTAGIHPHDAAMCTDEVFETIVTEFSRLPEVVAIGESGLDYYYDKAPRQVQIDVFRRFLELANEVEKPIIIHSRDAEEDTVRLLRETHTTGGILHCFTGSQKMADEVLERDFYVSFSGIVTFKSARNLLDVATRVPLDRLLIETDSPYLAPVPYRGKSNQPGYVRHTAEVIARARGIALDELAEATFENACRVYNWPAD from the coding sequence ATGACGACGCCCAGACTTTTCGATACCCACGCCCACCTGGACTTCCCGGCGATTTTCGAGAACCTCGACGAGGTGCTGGCTTCCGGCCGCGAGTTGGGTCTTCAGCGGGTCGTCTCCATCGGGGCGAGCCGCGGGCTCGGCTCGAACTTCCGAGCGCTGGAGATCGCGCGCCGCTACGACTTCATTCGCTGCACCGCCGGCATTCACCCCCACGATGCGGCGATGTGCACCGACGAGGTCTTTGAGACCATCGTCACCGAATTTTCGCGCCTTCCCGAGGTCGTCGCCATCGGTGAGAGCGGGCTGGATTATTATTACGACAAGGCCCCGCGCCAGGTGCAGATCGACGTCTTTCGACGCTTTCTGGAGCTGGCCAACGAGGTTGAAAAGCCCATCATCATTCACAGCCGCGATGCCGAAGAAGACACCGTGCGCCTCTTGCGCGAAACCCACACCACCGGTGGCATCCTGCACTGTTTTACCGGCTCACAGAAGATGGCCGACGAGGTGCTTGAGCGCGACTTCTACGTCTCCTTCTCGGGGATTGTGACCTTTAAGAGCGCGCGAAACCTGCTCGATGTGGCCACCCGCGTCCCCCTGGATCGCCTTCTGATTGAGACGGACTCGCCCTACCTGGCACCGGTGCCTTATCGCGGAAAGAGCAACCAGCCGGGGTATGTGCGTCACACCGCCGAGGTGATTGCCCGGGCGCGTGGAATCGCCCTCGACGAGCTGGCCGAGGCTACCTTCGAGAACGCCTGTCGCGTCTACAACTGGCCGGCGGACTGA
- a CDS encoding trypsin-like peptidase domain-containing protein yields MRPLRLATSPLLARLTLAICALVMLLFAGGTQVWAQDAERVLWTEGRGARGVNTSPFVTLVEEVGPAVVSVMVSYAPGTGPSHLRDLSSGPALAQGSGFVIHEDGYVLTNFHVIDNASSVDVRFSDRREMSAQVVGVDQPTDLALLKIDSVQGPLPVAPLGDSDALQVGEYVLAIGNPLGLNHSVSAGIVSALGRRNLPVEGREQQGDFIQTDAPINPGNSGGPLVSMNGEVIGINTAINRQGQGISFAIPINMVKTLLPQLQDRGFVERSWLGVRVQDLEPMLATSFRLESAAGALITEVVEMSPAAQAALQEGDVITHFGGRTILTSDDLPWYVSTTPAGSTVDVAIMRAGERQRVEVQMQAIPDQARPSLPLAAGNLPADPTRPTRFGVEVAPMTARLARQVRAPDERGVLVTGMSDDSPARQGGLRNRDIIVEVGATPIDSQESFEQAVAALSTGEVVRLKIIRRGRSVYLAFER; encoded by the coding sequence ATGAGACCTCTCCGCCTGGCCACTAGTCCCCTTCTCGCTCGTCTGACGCTCGCGATCTGTGCGCTGGTCATGCTGCTTTTTGCGGGTGGCACACAGGTCTGGGCTCAGGACGCCGAGCGCGTGTTGTGGACCGAAGGTCGGGGCGCGCGGGGGGTGAACACCTCCCCCTTCGTGACGTTGGTCGAGGAGGTTGGTCCGGCGGTGGTCAGCGTGATGGTGAGCTATGCGCCGGGAACCGGCCCCTCGCACCTTCGGGACTTAAGCTCGGGGCCAGCGCTGGCTCAGGGCTCGGGATTTGTGATCCACGAAGACGGCTACGTGCTGACCAACTTCCACGTCATCGATAACGCGTCGAGCGTCGATGTGCGTTTTAGCGATCGGCGCGAGATGTCGGCGCAGGTGGTGGGTGTGGACCAGCCCACGGATCTGGCGCTTTTGAAAATCGACTCGGTTCAGGGGCCTCTTCCGGTCGCTCCGCTGGGTGATAGCGATGCGCTCCAGGTCGGTGAGTATGTGCTGGCGATTGGTAACCCCCTGGGGCTCAATCATTCGGTGAGCGCCGGCATCGTCAGCGCGCTCGGAAGGCGTAACCTTCCGGTGGAAGGACGGGAGCAACAGGGCGACTTTATTCAAACGGACGCGCCCATCAACCCCGGCAACTCCGGCGGGCCGCTGGTCAGCATGAATGGCGAGGTGATCGGCATTAACACGGCCATCAACCGCCAGGGCCAGGGCATCAGCTTTGCGATTCCTATCAACATGGTGAAAACGCTGCTGCCTCAACTCCAGGATCGTGGCTTTGTCGAGCGCAGTTGGCTGGGGGTGCGCGTGCAAGACCTGGAGCCGATGCTCGCGACAAGTTTTCGGCTGGAGAGCGCCGCCGGGGCACTCATCACCGAGGTCGTTGAGATGAGTCCCGCCGCGCAAGCCGCGCTTCAAGAGGGCGACGTCATCACGCATTTTGGTGGGCGCACCATCCTCACCAGTGACGATCTTCCCTGGTACGTCTCGACCACCCCGGCCGGAAGCACCGTGGATGTGGCGATCATGCGCGCCGGGGAACGTCAGCGCGTCGAGGTGCAGATGCAGGCCATTCCCGACCAGGCGCGTCCCAGCCTTCCGCTGGCCGCGGGGAATCTTCCGGCCGACCCGACCCGCCCGACCCGTTTCGGGGTGGAGGTCGCCCCGATGACCGCACGTCTGGCCCGCCAGGTACGCGCTCCTGATGAGCGCGGCGTGCTGGTCACCGGTATGAGCGATGACTCCCCGGCGCGTCAGGGAGGCCTGCGCAACCGCGATATCATCGTCGAGGTAGGCGCTACCCCTATCGACTCGCAGGAGAGCTTTGAGCAGGCGGTGGCCGCACTGAGCACAGGCGAGGTGGTGCGCCTCAAAATCATCCGCCGAGGTCGCTCGGTCTACCTGGCCTTTGAGCGCTGA
- the holB gene encoding DNA polymerase III subunit delta' — MQAPTPRSPSVRKWSELLGNSRTRQVLTQAMSSGRMHHAYLFSGPTGVGKYTTALSFAASLNCLEHAGDVLEDACMRCTACKRIEASQHPDVLEIAPSGNFIKIDQIRAIQKAALSPPYEARYRAVLIDQAHAMTEEGANALLKTLEEPSARTLLFLITDQPHRLLDTIISRCQRLRFGALSDDEVARALPDVLEEPADEALLKVAAGYGEGSLGRAVEVLDSGMLEQREELLEAFLAVPADRANQWLETAERFGRGNSDLEAQLDVLIVYFRDLMLARRADRQRVINADLMALIDKGVERFSLDAILRILDTLTEARGRLKRNVNAQLIVEGVLDQIRQPS, encoded by the coding sequence GTGCAGGCCCCCACCCCCCGGAGCCCTTCTGTGCGTAAGTGGTCGGAACTCTTAGGAAATTCTAGAACGCGACAGGTTTTAACGCAGGCGATGAGCTCGGGCCGTATGCATCACGCCTACCTCTTCAGCGGCCCGACAGGCGTGGGCAAGTACACCACCGCCCTGAGCTTTGCTGCCAGCCTGAACTGCCTGGAGCACGCCGGCGATGTTTTGGAGGATGCGTGCATGCGCTGCACCGCCTGCAAGCGCATCGAAGCCAGCCAGCACCCCGATGTGCTGGAGATCGCGCCGAGCGGCAACTTCATCAAGATCGATCAGATTCGCGCCATTCAAAAAGCCGCGCTTTCCCCGCCCTATGAGGCACGCTACCGCGCGGTGCTCATCGACCAGGCGCACGCCATGACCGAAGAGGGCGCCAACGCCCTGCTCAAGACGCTGGAGGAGCCCAGCGCGCGCACCCTGCTCTTTTTGATCACCGATCAACCCCACCGCCTGCTCGACACGATCATCAGTCGTTGCCAGCGTCTGCGTTTCGGAGCGCTCAGCGACGACGAGGTCGCCCGCGCCCTGCCCGATGTGCTCGAAGAACCGGCCGATGAGGCGCTACTCAAGGTCGCCGCCGGTTATGGCGAAGGTAGCCTGGGACGAGCCGTCGAGGTTCTGGACTCCGGAATGCTTGAGCAGCGCGAAGAACTTCTGGAGGCGTTTCTGGCGGTGCCCGCCGACCGCGCCAACCAGTGGCTGGAGACCGCCGAGCGCTTCGGGCGAGGCAACTCCGATCTGGAGGCCCAGCTCGATGTGCTCATTGTGTATTTTCGCGACCTGATGTTGGCCCGGCGCGCCGATCGCCAGCGCGTGATCAACGCCGACCTGATGGCCCTCATCGACAAAGGCGTGGAGCGCTTCTCGCTCGACGCTATCTTACGCATCCTCGATACGCTGACCGAAGCCCGCGGGCGTCTGAAACGCAACGTCAACGCCCAGCTGATCGTCGAGGGTGTCCTCGACCAGATTCGTCAGCCCTCTTAA
- a CDS encoding ABC transporter ATP-binding protein: MSTDPVAPSPLPESSPDDMIVRVRGLHKKYGDFTAVDHIDLDVPRGEVFGVLGPNGAGKTTTLRMITGLIAPDRGEVVIDGHDLGCAPVDARRVTGFIPDRPYVYDKLTTLEYLRFIGGLYNMKANHVASRIDELLNLFGLKEWADSLIESFSHGMKQRLVFCGALLPEPSVLVVDEPMVGLDPRGHRLIKSLFRELVADKKMSILLSTHTLEVAEEVCDRIVIINHGRIVARGSLGELRLESGQTDGNLEQVFLRITEESQAERDQAVAERFGHEPGERP, encoded by the coding sequence ATGAGCACCGACCCCGTGGCACCATCGCCCCTGCCCGAGAGCTCGCCGGACGACATGATCGTGCGAGTACGCGGACTGCATAAAAAGTACGGCGACTTTACCGCCGTTGATCATATCGATCTGGATGTGCCCCGTGGCGAGGTCTTCGGAGTTCTCGGGCCCAACGGTGCGGGCAAGACCACGACGTTGCGCATGATCACGGGACTCATCGCCCCGGACCGCGGCGAGGTAGTCATCGACGGCCATGACCTGGGCTGTGCACCGGTCGACGCGCGGCGAGTCACCGGCTTTATCCCCGACCGCCCCTACGTCTACGACAAGCTCACCACGCTGGAGTACCTGCGTTTTATCGGCGGACTCTACAACATGAAGGCCAACCATGTGGCCTCACGTATCGACGAGCTGCTCAACCTCTTCGGACTCAAGGAGTGGGCCGACAGCCTCATTGAGAGCTTCTCGCACGGCATGAAGCAGCGCCTGGTGTTCTGCGGCGCGCTCTTGCCGGAGCCTTCGGTGTTGGTGGTCGATGAGCCGATGGTCGGGCTCGACCCGCGCGGCCATCGCCTCATAAAGAGTCTTTTTCGCGAGCTGGTGGCCGATAAAAAGATGTCGATCCTGCTCTCCACCCATACCCTGGAGGTGGCCGAAGAGGTCTGCGACCGCATCGTGATTATTAACCACGGGCGTATCGTCGCGCGCGGCTCCCTGGGCGAACTTCGCCTGGAGTCGGGGCAGACCGACGGCAACCTCGAGCAGGTTTTCCTGCGTATTACCGAAGAGTCGCAGGCCGAGCGTGACCAGGCAGTGGCCGAGCGCTTTGGCCATGAGCCGGGAGAGCGCCCGTGA
- a CDS encoding putative ABC transporter permease subunit, whose translation MILDLIGIKLRMVRGTLRSDEGRLRGPFFAVLSLLFAAALFRSGHFIVTQSLMLEPVGELLVQRLLAITLLVFFGLLVFSNIVTSFSSFYLADDLEFLMAQPIPKDAMFTSRFLEAMLQSSWVIILFGVPLFSAIGYGMGAHWSFYPYLVLVLIPFVAIPTGLASILALLVTNILAANRTRDAALFFGLVGFATLFVVIRSVQPERLLNPESFDSIGELMRLLSVPTTSYLPSDWVINMLAPILFDTRGQWMWSATFLGLTPLALYFISAWLHRPLYFRGYTKTQEGRHGGGLMTIARNWAVERSRRAGGDYNERMAKLRALGEQPLSSLRALIHKDQAVFMRDASQWSQLLIVVAIIVIYLVNFKYFEIAANEALLGDVGLSFFNLAACSFVTVTLCGRFLFPAVSVEGRSFWLILQAPISLERFLVGKWLGSLAPIVIIGQLLIWSSNLLVGTPLLTCLLSGIQILVITAVCAAVAVGMGALYPQFHNPNAAKIASSFGAVIFMISCIFLTLMLLGMWFYPSLALTQPERFGTISSGLWAFAALGIVVAALTPVIALKAGAGSLRARF comes from the coding sequence GTGATCCTCGACCTTATCGGCATCAAATTGCGCATGGTACGCGGCACGCTTCGCTCCGATGAGGGCCGGCTGCGCGGGCCCTTCTTTGCTGTCTTAAGCCTGCTCTTTGCTGCGGCCCTCTTTCGCTCCGGCCACTTCATCGTCACCCAGTCCTTGATGTTGGAGCCGGTGGGCGAGCTCCTGGTGCAGCGCCTGCTGGCGATCACGCTGCTGGTGTTCTTCGGGCTTCTGGTGTTCAGCAACATCGTCACCTCGTTCAGCTCCTTTTATCTGGCCGACGATCTCGAGTTTTTGATGGCCCAGCCCATCCCTAAAGACGCGATGTTCACCTCGCGTTTTCTGGAGGCGATGCTGCAATCGAGCTGGGTGATCATTCTCTTCGGGGTGCCCCTCTTCTCGGCCATCGGCTACGGGATGGGGGCCCATTGGAGCTTCTACCCCTATCTGGTGCTGGTACTGATTCCCTTTGTGGCGATCCCGACCGGGCTGGCGTCGATTCTGGCGCTGCTGGTGACCAACATCCTTGCGGCCAACCGCACCCGCGATGCGGCGCTTTTCTTCGGATTGGTGGGTTTTGCGACGCTCTTTGTGGTGATTCGCTCAGTCCAACCCGAACGCCTGCTCAACCCGGAGAGTTTTGACTCGATCGGGGAGCTGATGCGGCTGCTCTCGGTACCGACGACCTCGTATTTACCCAGCGACTGGGTGATCAACATGCTCGCGCCGATACTCTTCGACACGCGCGGCCAGTGGATGTGGTCGGCGACCTTTCTGGGGCTTACACCGCTGGCGCTCTACTTCATCTCGGCCTGGCTGCACCGCCCGCTCTACTTTCGGGGCTACACCAAGACCCAGGAGGGACGTCACGGGGGCGGGCTGATGACGATCGCGCGCAACTGGGCGGTGGAGCGCTCCCGGCGCGCTGGCGGCGATTATAACGAGCGCATGGCGAAGTTGCGTGCGCTGGGTGAGCAGCCCCTCTCGTCGCTCAGGGCGTTGATTCATAAAGACCAGGCCGTCTTTATGCGGGATGCCAGCCAGTGGTCGCAGCTTTTGATCGTGGTGGCGATCATCGTCATCTATCTGGTGAACTTTAAGTACTTTGAGATCGCCGCCAATGAAGCGCTTTTGGGCGATGTGGGACTTTCCTTCTTCAACCTTGCCGCGTGCAGCTTTGTGACGGTGACGCTCTGCGGGCGTTTTCTCTTTCCGGCGGTCAGTGTTGAGGGGCGCAGCTTCTGGCTGATCTTGCAGGCACCGATCTCGCTGGAGCGTTTTCTGGTGGGCAAGTGGCTCGGGAGTCTGGCGCCGATTGTCATCATCGGTCAGCTCTTGATCTGGTCATCGAACCTCCTGGTGGGCACGCCGCTGTTGACCTGCCTGTTGAGCGGCATTCAGATCCTGGTGATCACCGCGGTCTGTGCAGCGGTGGCAGTAGGGATGGGCGCGCTCTATCCGCAATTTCATAACCCCAACGCCGCCAAGATCGCGTCGAGCTTCGGGGCGGTGATCTTTATGATCTCGTGCATCTTTTTGACCTTGATGCTGCTGGGGATGTGGTTCTATCCCTCCCTGGCGCTCACCCAGCCTGAGCGATTCGGAACGATCAGCTCCGGGCTATGGGCCTTTGCCGCGCTGGGCATTGTGGTCGCGGCGTTGACGCCTGTGATCGCGCTGAAGGCCGGCGCAGGCTCGTTGCGCGCGCGTTTTTAA
- a CDS encoding HEAT repeat domain-containing protein, whose translation MTPTLAYIANSEARHRELLRILEQEQGSPAERRALLLVCLDDPYPPVRQDAARGLGLLMSDEVVEVLVCLARGQAPPSPHLVSLAPGADALDWQSSRAAVAALAALRFAPQVDRSSEVAAELLGDRRADVRFQALLTLYRVSPQHPAIASKLEVLLSDPDAELAASAAQIAVELRRSEMLPALLQSWQGAHGAARKALAVAVAELVDASDLSPESLPERSRSAVVDELTAMLREEAWVAQASRALAMLDGQAARDALHAVISRWFAHPLLKLDAATALMELGDARGDEHLAASLHARRNDVRGYALRLVGVKQLDEHLDLLIELAHSSDYHADTALLALADFGGEAATDTLRTIAQSHADPELRELARAGLALGRSPEPIAPRDARADADVDGAP comes from the coding sequence TTGACGCCCACACTGGCCTATATCGCCAACTCGGAGGCTCGCCATCGCGAGCTTCTGCGGATTCTGGAGCAGGAGCAGGGCTCGCCGGCCGAGCGGCGCGCGCTCTTGCTGGTCTGCCTGGATGATCCCTACCCGCCGGTGCGCCAGGATGCGGCGCGCGGGCTGGGTTTGCTGATGAGCGACGAGGTCGTGGAGGTGCTCGTGTGCCTCGCCCGGGGTCAGGCACCTCCCTCCCCACACCTTGTTTCGCTGGCACCTGGGGCCGATGCGCTGGACTGGCAGAGCTCTCGGGCGGCGGTGGCCGCGCTCGCTGCGCTGCGATTTGCCCCTCAGGTCGATCGGAGCTCGGAGGTGGCCGCGGAGCTGCTTGGTGACAGGCGCGCCGACGTGCGTTTTCAGGCGCTGTTGACCCTCTACCGGGTCTCCCCGCAGCACCCGGCGATCGCCAGTAAGCTCGAAGTCCTGCTCTCCGATCCAGACGCCGAGCTCGCTGCCAGCGCCGCGCAGATTGCCGTGGAGTTGAGGCGCTCCGAGATGTTGCCGGCGTTGCTGCAGAGCTGGCAAGGGGCGCATGGCGCGGCGCGAAAAGCACTGGCGGTCGCCGTCGCCGAGCTGGTTGATGCCAGCGACCTCAGCCCCGAATCGCTGCCGGAGCGCAGCCGGAGCGCGGTAGTCGACGAACTCACCGCCATGCTTCGCGAGGAGGCCTGGGTAGCCCAGGCCTCCCGCGCGCTGGCCATGCTGGACGGCCAGGCCGCCCGCGACGCCCTGCATGCGGTGATCTCGCGCTGGTTTGCTCATCCACTGCTCAAACTCGACGCAGCTACCGCCCTGATGGAACTCGGTGATGCACGTGGCGACGAGCATCTTGCGGCATCCCTCCATGCGCGCCGCAACGACGTACGAGGCTATGCGCTTCGCCTGGTAGGCGTGAAGCAGCTCGACGAACACCTCGACCTGTTGATCGAGCTTGCGCACTCCTCGGATTATCACGCCGACACCGCCCTTTTAGCCCTGGCCGACTTCGGTGGTGAGGCCGCCACCGACACGCTACGCACGATCGCGCAGAGCCATGCCGATCCCGAACTTCGCGAACTTGCGCGCGCCGGGCTTGCGCTCGGGCGCTCTCCCGAACCCATCGCACCTCGAGACGCACGAGCGGATGCGGACGTCGACGGTGCCCCCTGA
- the metG gene encoding methionine--tRNA ligase has product MSNFYLTTPIYYVNGAPHIGHAYTTIIADAFARYRRQKGDEVFFLTGTDEHGLKIQRAAEDRGISPQQMVDENSARFRELFEQLRLTHDRFIRTTDADHKKTVAEMVARMKASGDIYLDKYEGWYAAADEAYYDESEIADGKATATGASVEWVEEESYFFKLSKYAEPLLDWYRSNPDAITPSGRRNEVASFVEGGLRDLSISRTTFSWGIPMPEHPEHVLYVWVDALTNYITAVGAFDDPERFETFWPADIHFIGKDILRFHAVYWPAFLMSAGLPLPKQIVAHGWWTNDGIKMSKSLGNVIDAFELAERYDLDVLRYYLLREIPIGNDGNFSDTRVVERNNAELADNIGNLVNRTFAMAGKFIGGSIPAPRELTESEDIALRDAAFAARDAIDKAFGDRELHRALEHLMAFSSEVNNYIQRTQPWALNKEGKTERLEQTLYNALESIRWIALLAAPFTPDASRKILAGFGQTTEAHLSFETLKTWANLPAGTPLEAPGVLFSKLEAPVEEDDAGEKSAPQDQKPAKKAKKDEKKVEKSKKSDDSESTGLIEFGDFTKVEIRVGEVLTAEKVEGADKLLKLSANVGEEAPRTIVAGIAKAFAPEELVGLRVAMVTNLKPAKLFGIKSEAMILAAKTTDGKLALARYDERVEVGTRIS; this is encoded by the coding sequence ATGTCGAACTTCTATCTGACCACGCCCATCTATTACGTCAACGGCGCGCCGCACATCGGGCACGCCTACACCACGATCATCGCCGACGCCTTCGCCCGCTACCGCCGCCAGAAAGGCGATGAGGTCTTCTTTCTGACCGGTACCGACGAGCACGGGCTCAAGATCCAGCGCGCCGCCGAAGATCGGGGCATCAGCCCCCAGCAGATGGTCGATGAGAACTCCGCACGCTTTCGCGAGCTCTTTGAGCAGCTCCGCCTCACCCACGACCGCTTCATCCGCACCACCGACGCCGATCACAAGAAGACGGTCGCCGAGATGGTCGCGCGCATGAAAGCCTCCGGCGATATCTACCTCGACAAATACGAGGGCTGGTACGCCGCGGCCGACGAGGCCTACTACGACGAGTCCGAGATCGCCGATGGCAAAGCGACCGCCACCGGAGCGTCCGTGGAGTGGGTCGAAGAAGAGAGCTACTTCTTTAAATTGAGCAAGTACGCAGAACCGCTGCTCGACTGGTACCGCAGCAACCCCGACGCCATTACCCCTTCGGGGCGCCGCAATGAGGTGGCGTCCTTCGTCGAGGGCGGTCTTCGCGATCTTTCGATCAGCCGCACGACCTTCTCCTGGGGCATCCCCATGCCGGAGCACCCCGAGCATGTGCTCTACGTCTGGGTCGACGCGCTGACCAACTACATCACCGCGGTGGGTGCCTTTGATGACCCCGAGCGTTTTGAGACCTTCTGGCCGGCCGACATTCACTTCATCGGCAAAGACATCCTGCGTTTCCACGCGGTGTACTGGCCGGCCTTCTTGATGAGCGCGGGCCTTCCGCTGCCAAAACAGATCGTGGCCCACGGCTGGTGGACCAACGACGGCATCAAGATGAGCAAGAGCCTGGGTAACGTCATCGACGCCTTCGAGCTGGCCGAGCGCTACGACCTCGATGTGCTGCGTTATTACCTCCTGCGCGAGATCCCGATCGGCAACGACGGGAACTTCAGCGACACGCGCGTGGTCGAGCGCAACAATGCCGAGCTGGCCGACAACATCGGCAACCTCGTCAACCGCACCTTTGCGATGGCCGGCAAGTTCATCGGCGGCAGCATTCCCGCGCCGCGCGAGCTCACCGAGTCGGAGGATATCGCGCTTCGGGATGCGGCCTTTGCCGCACGCGACGCCATCGACAAAGCGTTTGGGGATCGCGAGTTGCACCGCGCACTTGAGCACCTGATGGCCTTCTCCAGCGAGGTCAACAACTACATCCAACGCACCCAGCCCTGGGCGCTGAACAAAGAGGGCAAAACCGAGCGTCTGGAGCAGACGCTCTACAACGCGCTGGAGTCGATCCGCTGGATCGCGCTTCTGGCCGCGCCCTTCACCCCGGACGCCTCGCGCAAAATTCTGGCTGGCTTTGGTCAGACCACCGAGGCGCACCTGAGCTTCGAGACGCTTAAGACCTGGGCCAACCTCCCGGCTGGCACCCCGCTGGAAGCTCCGGGAGTGCTCTTCAGCAAGCTCGAAGCCCCGGTCGAAGAGGACGACGCCGGCGAGAAAAGCGCCCCGCAGGATCAAAAACCGGCTAAAAAGGCCAAAAAAGACGAGAAGAAGGTGGAAAAGAGTAAGAAAAGCGACGACAGCGAAAGCACCGGGCTCATTGAGTTTGGCGACTTCACCAAAGTGGAGATTCGCGTCGGCGAGGTCCTCACAGCGGAGAAAGTCGAGGGTGCCGATAAGTTGCTCAAGCTCAGCGCCAACGTCGGCGAAGAAGCGCCGCGCACAATCGTGGCGGGCATCGCCAAAGCGTTTGCGCCCGAGGAGCTTGTGGGGCTGCGTGTGGCGATGGTCACCAACCTCAAACCCGCCAAACTTTTTGGCATCAAGAGTGAGGCGATGATCCTGGCGGCGAAGACCACCGACGGCAAACTGGCGCTGGCGCGTTACGACGAGCGCGTTGAGGTGGGCACGCGCATCAGCTAA
- a CDS encoding PSP1 domain-containing protein, whose translation MTTTLFKPAKKQARPFGGKKKLYNVVSLRYRISQTRHEADARELQLREGDHVIVDTERGPTLAEICGVVSRKVLPTDSLPRVLRKATEADIAQADKHAGFEEQAYRFAIERIRSRKLQMKLIRAQYMHDGSKLVFYFSADGRIDFRDLVKDLAHKFRTRIEMHQIGVRDGARMLGGIGPCGRELCCSTFLDNFEPVSIRMAKDQGLTLNPKKVSGMCGRLMCCLVYEQQLYRRMRTKLPRAGKMVRTELGEAKILEVDVINRRVMVSFADNNRKMLPVTEIELIDPNVIDRGVDGGTEEESARGGGRKRRGSSSRRRSQGSKSSRSGRRSRGSKPSGSGSKSSRSDRNRRRNSQRSEQKPSEESAASASPESAQRGDASHANDSGRSKKRRSSRRRSGRSRSRRSKGSRSESTQREQRTQGGADARTGKEDSKAGAKPGAEKAAGERSSSKRRSSRRRGRNKKGGDKPPRPEGATESPKPKSD comes from the coding sequence ATGACCACAACGCTTTTTAAGCCTGCCAAAAAGCAGGCGCGCCCCTTCGGCGGAAAGAAGAAACTCTACAACGTGGTGTCGCTGCGTTATCGCATCAGCCAGACCCGCCATGAGGCCGACGCCCGCGAGTTGCAACTTCGCGAAGGTGATCACGTCATCGTCGATACCGAACGCGGGCCCACACTCGCCGAAATCTGCGGGGTGGTCTCGCGCAAGGTCTTACCCACCGACAGCCTGCCTCGCGTGTTGCGCAAGGCCACCGAGGCCGACATCGCCCAGGCCGACAAACACGCCGGGTTTGAAGAGCAGGCCTACCGCTTTGCGATCGAGCGCATCCGCTCGCGCAAGCTGCAGATGAAGCTGATCCGCGCGCAGTACATGCATGATGGCTCCAAGCTGGTCTTCTACTTCAGCGCCGACGGTCGCATCGACTTTCGGGACCTGGTTAAAGATCTGGCTCATAAGTTTCGCACGCGCATCGAGATGCATCAGATCGGAGTGCGCGACGGCGCACGCATGCTCGGTGGCATCGGCCCCTGCGGTCGCGAACTCTGCTGCAGCACCTTTCTGGACAACTTTGAGCCGGTCTCCATTCGTATGGCCAAAGATCAGGGCCTGACGCTCAACCCCAAAAAAGTCTCAGGGATGTGCGGACGCCTGATGTGCTGCCTGGTCTACGAGCAGCAGCTCTACCGGCGTATGCGCACCAAACTTCCACGCGCGGGCAAGATGGTGCGCACTGAGCTCGGTGAGGCGAAGATCCTGGAGGTCGACGTCATCAATCGGCGTGTGATGGTGAGTTTTGCCGACAACAACCGCAAGATGTTGCCGGTCACCGAGATCGAGCTCATCGATCCCAACGTCATCGACCGGGGGGTCGACGGCGGCACTGAGGAGGAGTCAGCGCGCGGTGGCGGCCGCAAGCGCCGGGGTTCGAGCAGTCGGCGTCGCTCCCAGGGCTCGAAATCCTCGCGCTCCGGCCGACGCTCCCGGGGCTCCAAGCCCTCCGGGTCCGGCTCGAAGTCTTCGCGCTCCGACCGCAATCGGCGCCGAAACTCGCAACGCTCCGAGCAGAAACCCTCCGAAGAGAGCGCTGCCAGCGCCTCGCCAGAGAGCGCTCAGCGCGGGGATGCGTCCCACGCGAACGACTCGGGCCGCTCCAAGAAGCGCCGCTCCAGCCGCCGGCGCTCCGGCCGCTCCCGCTCGCGCCGCTCGAAAGGCTCCCGCTCCGAGAGCACCCAACGTGAGCAGCGCACCCAGGGTGGTGCCGACGCCCGGACCGGCAAAGAGGACTCCAAAGCCGGCGCGAAACCCGGCGCGGAGAAGGCCGCTGGCGAGCGTTCCTCCAGCAAGCGCCGCTCCAGCCGCAGGCGTGGTCGCAATAAAAAAGGTGGTGATAAGCCTCCCCGCCCCGAAGGGGCCACCGAGTCGCCCAAACCGAAAAGCGACTGA